A genomic segment from Alteribacillus bidgolensis encodes:
- a CDS encoding short-chain fatty acid transporter, with the protein MKYVISLSNRMMQRYLPDPFLFVVLLTFTVFGLAFIFTNSSPINIVQYWGEGFWGLLSFSMQMLLVLVTGHVLASSPLFKKGLGSLAGLPSSPGQAIILVSVVSLLASFINWGFGLVIGALFAKELAKKVDHVDYRLLIASAYSGFVIWHGGISGSIPLTIATPDHFSQDIIGVIPTSETVFAPYNIAIVITLFITIPLVNRMMIPKKEETITVDRSSLEDSQNLQAATLDTAAMTPSDRLENSRVLSFLIGILGIIFLIYYFLNSGFQLNLDIVNFSFLFLGILFQGTPKLFLRAVTNAVKGASGIIIQFPFYAGLMGIMVSSGLATVMSEAFVSVANEITFPLFAFLSAGIVNFFVPSGGGQWAVQAPVVLEAAQRLGVPASKAAMAVAWGDAWTNMIQPFWALPALAIAGLKAKDIMGFCVIILFVSGVIISLGFLLF; encoded by the coding sequence TTGAAGTATGTTATTTCGCTATCCAACCGGATGATGCAACGCTATTTACCTGATCCATTTCTGTTTGTTGTCCTTCTCACATTTACAGTATTTGGCTTAGCATTCATTTTTACAAACAGCAGTCCAATTAATATTGTCCAATATTGGGGAGAAGGATTTTGGGGTTTATTGTCCTTTTCCATGCAAATGTTACTTGTTCTTGTGACAGGACATGTCTTAGCAAGCAGCCCCCTGTTTAAAAAAGGGCTTGGGAGTTTAGCTGGTCTACCATCTTCACCAGGTCAAGCGATCATATTAGTCAGCGTTGTTTCTTTATTGGCAAGTTTCATTAATTGGGGATTTGGTTTAGTTATTGGAGCTTTATTTGCAAAAGAACTAGCGAAAAAAGTAGATCATGTTGATTATCGGTTATTAATTGCAAGTGCATATAGTGGATTTGTTATTTGGCATGGTGGAATATCTGGTTCGATTCCATTAACCATTGCCACACCCGATCACTTTTCTCAAGATATCATTGGAGTCATCCCTACGAGTGAGACCGTTTTTGCGCCATATAACATTGCCATTGTCATTACCCTTTTTATTACGATTCCACTCGTCAATCGGATGATGATCCCCAAAAAGGAAGAAACGATTACGGTTGATCGTTCTTCATTAGAAGATAGCCAGAATCTTCAAGCAGCCACCCTTGATACAGCCGCGATGACACCTTCAGATCGATTGGAAAATAGTCGTGTGTTATCATTTCTTATTGGTATACTAGGAATTATCTTTTTAATTTATTACTTTTTAAATAGTGGCTTTCAGTTAAATCTTGATATTGTTAATTTCTCTTTTCTTTTCTTAGGGATTTTATTCCAGGGCACGCCTAAATTATTTTTGAGAGCAGTAACAAATGCTGTGAAAGGCGCAAGTGGGATTATCATCCAGTTTCCATTTTATGCTGGGTTAATGGGAATTATGGTTTCATCTGGATTGGCAACAGTCATGTCTGAAGCGTTTGTGTCTGTTGCAAACGAAATCACTTTTCCATTGTTTGCATTTTTAAGTGCTGGAATTGTAAATTTCTTTGTTCCATCAGGTGGGGGACAATGGGCTGTTCAAGCGCCAGTTGTGCTTGAAGCCGCACAAAGGTTAGGTGTACCAGCTTCTAAGGCAGCCATGGCCGTTGCTTGGGGAGATGCATGGACAAACATGATTCAACCTTTCTGGGCCCTTCCAGCTCTTGCCATAGCTGGATTAAAAGCGAAAGACATCATGGGTTTTTGTGTTATTATTTTATTTGTGAGCGGTGTCATTATTTCGCTAGGGTTTTTATTGTTTTAA
- a CDS encoding DeoR/GlpR family DNA-binding transcription regulator: MMFSIERYETILNKLETDKAVKVSQLSQLLGVTEKTIRIDLEALEKKGLLKRIHGGAVLENKEGKILPVRERQSSHTEIKDAIAKEAVRLIEPHETILMDGGSTTSAISERLGNFPVTVITNDIKIAHILHDKENVQLVVLGGTRIHHSSSLLGDQVTEALKRLRVNRLFFGTTGFSIEHGLTVLNSMHVDWKRKILDCADHVTLVADSTKFEKVALVQFAEITDVNELITDDQLAHSAIKEIENKGVNVRVATK; encoded by the coding sequence ATGATGTTTTCTATTGAACGATATGAAACCATTTTGAATAAATTGGAAACGGACAAAGCGGTCAAAGTCTCTCAGCTAAGCCAATTGCTTGGTGTAACGGAAAAAACCATCCGAATCGATTTAGAAGCTTTGGAGAAAAAAGGGTTATTGAAGAGAATTCATGGTGGTGCAGTGTTGGAAAACAAGGAGGGTAAAATCTTACCTGTCAGGGAGAGGCAGTCCAGCCATACAGAAATTAAGGACGCTATAGCAAAGGAAGCGGTAAGGCTGATTGAACCACATGAAACGATTCTGATGGATGGAGGAAGTACGACGAGTGCGATTTCGGAAAGGCTCGGCAACTTCCCGGTGACCGTGATTACAAACGATATCAAGATCGCGCACATTCTTCATGATAAAGAAAATGTTCAGCTGGTCGTACTAGGAGGTACCCGGATCCATCATTCTTCTTCATTGCTCGGGGATCAGGTTACAGAAGCTTTGAAAAGGCTGAGGGTGAATCGTCTTTTCTTTGGAACGACAGGCTTTTCTATTGAACATGGTTTAACCGTACTCAATAGCATGCACGTTGATTGGAAAAGGAAGATCCTAGATTGTGCCGATCATGTCACCCTCGTAGCAGATTCTACGAAGTTCGAAAAAGTAGCTTTGGTGCAATTTGCCGAGATAACAGATGTAAACGAACTTATAACGGACGATCAATTAGCCCACTCTGCCATAAAAGAGATAGAGAATAAAGGGGTTAATGTGAGGGTTGCAACGAAATAA
- a CDS encoding carboxymuconolactone decarboxylase family protein, with product MEQDRFQRGLDKLKEFTSSEEVNHLIESDGLKDIAPDLRKFIVEFAYGDIYTRSGLDNKQRALVTLSSLVTQAAYTQIGTHVKRGITSGLTPEEIIESIMQLIPYIGFPRVQNALNMTKKIFEEHHVMIEEK from the coding sequence ATGGAACAGGATCGTTTTCAGCGGGGGTTAGATAAATTAAAAGAATTTACTAGTTCAGAAGAAGTAAATCATTTAATAGAGTCAGATGGTTTAAAAGACATTGCTCCAGACCTTCGTAAGTTTATTGTGGAATTTGCTTATGGAGATATTTACACGCGGTCGGGGTTGGATAATAAACAGCGAGCACTTGTTACGCTTTCTTCGCTTGTGACGCAAGCAGCTTATACGCAAATTGGAACACATGTGAAGAGGGGAATTACATCAGGATTAACTCCAGAAGAAATCATAGAAAGCATCATGCAGTTAATTCCTTATATAGGATTTCCACGTGTTCAGAATGCATTAAATATGACTAAAAAGATTTTTGAAGAACATCATGTTATGATTGAAGAAAAATAA
- a CDS encoding acetyl-CoA C-acetyltransferase codes for MNSEKVVLTGAVRTPIGVVNGVFKELSAVDLGAAAIRAALKRSGIEADQVDEVILGNVLQAGIGQNPARIAAIHAGLPESIPAMTVNKVCGSGLKAVHLAAQAIQAGDADVIVAGGMESMSQAPYLLKGSRTGFGIGNQQLIDSMIHDGLSCALENYHMGITAENINDQYGFTREEQDKFAALSQEKAAKAQESGLFSDEIVPIEVLQRKKDSITVTHDEGIRAITTVEKLSELKPAFKKDGSVTAGNASGINDGAAAIIVMSERCARELNAKPLASIRANASAGVPPRIMGIGPVAAAKRALDKAEMTINDLDLVEANEAFAAQSIAVQRDLDIPEDRINVNGGAIALGHPIGASGTRVLVTLLHEMKRRDSAAGLAALCIGGGQGIATIVERYNG; via the coding sequence TTGAATTCGGAAAAAGTCGTTCTCACAGGTGCTGTTCGCACGCCGATTGGAGTGGTTAACGGCGTATTTAAAGAATTATCTGCTGTCGATCTTGGTGCCGCTGCAATACGAGCGGCGTTAAAGCGCTCAGGTATTGAAGCTGACCAGGTTGATGAGGTTATTTTGGGGAACGTTCTCCAGGCAGGAATTGGTCAAAATCCCGCTCGTATAGCGGCAATACATGCCGGCCTGCCAGAATCGATTCCTGCTATGACGGTTAATAAAGTATGCGGTTCTGGATTAAAAGCTGTTCACTTGGCTGCTCAAGCCATTCAAGCAGGAGACGCTGATGTTATAGTGGCAGGCGGAATGGAAAGCATGAGTCAGGCTCCCTATCTTTTAAAGGGAAGCCGAACGGGATTTGGCATCGGAAATCAACAATTAATAGACAGCATGATTCATGACGGATTATCCTGTGCGCTAGAAAACTATCACATGGGAATAACCGCAGAAAATATAAACGATCAGTACGGATTTACAAGAGAAGAGCAGGACAAATTTGCCGCCTTGAGTCAGGAAAAAGCTGCAAAAGCTCAGGAAAGTGGACTATTTTCAGATGAGATTGTGCCGATAGAAGTGCTGCAGAGAAAAAAAGATTCTATCACCGTTACTCACGATGAAGGCATTAGGGCAATCACAACGGTTGAAAAATTAAGTGAGTTGAAGCCCGCTTTTAAAAAAGACGGCAGCGTTACAGCAGGCAATGCTTCCGGCATTAATGACGGGGCAGCAGCAATAATAGTAATGAGTGAGCGCTGCGCCAGAGAATTAAATGCCAAGCCGCTTGCAAGTATCCGTGCTAATGCCAGCGCGGGAGTTCCGCCGCGTATTATGGGCATCGGTCCTGTCGCGGCAGCTAAAAGAGCATTGGACAAAGCAGAAATGACGATTAATGACCTGGATTTGGTAGAGGCAAACGAAGCATTTGCAGCACAATCCATTGCCGTCCAGCGTGATTTGGACATACCAGAGGACCGGATTAATGTAAACGGAGGCGCCATTGCATTAGGGCATCCGATTGGAGCAAGCGGAACTCGTGTGTTAGTGACATTGCTTCATGAAATGAAACGTCGAGATAGTGCCGCTGGACTAGCTGCTCTTTGTATTGGCGGAGGGCAAGGAATAGCGACAATTGTAGAGAGGTATAACGGATAA
- a CDS encoding TRAP transporter substrate-binding protein, with protein sequence MKRNVILLLVGACILTIITGCSLNAKAGDQVVLRFAYASNAPPVKEAMAEFGRLLEEKTDGEVTVKYYPDSQLGGERELIELTQTGAVDITKVSGAALESFSDRYSIFALPYLFDGEEHFYNVMENEEIMEPIYQSTSDLGFVGLTYYDSGQRSFYMKDGPVESPEDIKGKKIRVMQSETAIEMIELLGGSPTPMGSGEVYTSLQQGIIDGAENNEFVLVTAGHGEVAKYYSYDQHTRVPDIVVMNEATLNKLTPEQREAVYEAAEESTEYEKKVWKAAVEKEKQMAIEEHGVEFNEVDNTPFKEAVQPLHDEFKNNKEFKDLYEAIQEMSGQ encoded by the coding sequence ATGAAGAGGAATGTCATCTTGTTGTTAGTAGGTGCATGTATCCTTACGATTATCACGGGTTGCAGCTTGAATGCAAAAGCGGGTGATCAGGTAGTTTTACGTTTTGCTTATGCCAGTAATGCACCGCCTGTCAAAGAAGCGATGGCAGAGTTTGGTCGGTTGCTTGAAGAGAAAACAGATGGGGAAGTCACCGTCAAATATTATCCGGACTCGCAATTGGGCGGGGAACGGGAATTGATTGAGTTGACCCAGACGGGGGCGGTCGACATCACCAAGGTCAGTGGAGCTGCTCTGGAAAGTTTTTCTGACCGCTATTCGATTTTTGCCCTCCCGTATTTATTTGATGGGGAAGAACATTTCTACAATGTCATGGAAAATGAAGAAATCATGGAGCCGATTTATCAATCGACTTCCGATCTTGGGTTTGTCGGATTAACATACTATGATTCTGGCCAGAGAAGTTTCTATATGAAAGACGGCCCTGTGGAATCCCCGGAAGATATTAAAGGGAAGAAGATCAGAGTGATGCAGAGTGAGACGGCCATTGAAATGATCGAGCTGCTAGGCGGTTCCCCGACACCTATGGGCAGTGGAGAAGTGTACACCTCTTTACAGCAAGGGATTATTGACGGGGCAGAAAATAATGAATTCGTCTTAGTGACAGCTGGCCATGGAGAAGTGGCGAAGTATTATTCTTATGATCAGCATACGAGAGTGCCTGACATTGTGGTCATGAATGAAGCCACGTTGAATAAATTGACACCTGAACAAAGGGAAGCGGTTTATGAAGCGGCAGAAGAATCAACGGAATACGAGAAGAAAGTATGGAAAGCGGCCGTTGAAAAAGAAAAGCAGATGGCGATAGAAGAGCACGGCGTAGAATTTAATGAAGTGGATAACACACCTTTTAAAGAAGCCGTACAGCCCCTTCACGACGAATTCAAAAATAATAAAGAGTTCAAGGATCTGTATGAAGCGATACAAGAAATGAGCGGTCAATAA
- a CDS encoding glycoside hydrolase family 88/105 protein, producing MIQSEVKLEKETVLEHIDSLIENLAQIKDDTGEFLLNFDGLVVDDKSWHVWNWPQGVGLYGIYNLYKLTKNEKALKTVNEWFEARFKEGVPPKNVNTMAPFLTLAYMYEDTREQTYVPYLEKWADWVMYDMPRTKENGLQHMTYGPPNTEQLWDDTLMMTVLPLAKIGQLLNKPEYIEEAKRQFLIHTKYLCDPKTGLWFHGWTFEGNHNFANALWGRGNCWITIAIPEIIEMLDLKEGDFFREFLLENMNRQVETLAEHQHESGLWHTLIDDPDSYLEASATAGFAYGILKAVRKRYIDKKYGEVARQAIQGVVSEINEDGAVQKVSVGTGMGDSKEFYKEINTTTMPYGQSLAVLCLTEYLHTYI from the coding sequence ATGATACAGAGTGAAGTGAAACTGGAAAAGGAAACCGTACTGGAACACATTGATTCCCTTATAGAAAACCTGGCGCAGATAAAAGATGACACTGGTGAATTTCTCTTAAACTTTGATGGGCTTGTGGTAGATGATAAAAGCTGGCATGTCTGGAATTGGCCGCAGGGTGTGGGTTTGTATGGGATTTACAACTTGTATAAGCTGACGAAAAATGAAAAGGCTTTAAAAACGGTGAACGAATGGTTTGAAGCGAGGTTTAAAGAAGGGGTCCCGCCGAAAAACGTCAATACGATGGCTCCGTTTCTTACCTTAGCCTATATGTATGAGGACACTCGCGAACAAACCTATGTCCCTTATTTGGAAAAGTGGGCGGATTGGGTCATGTACGATATGCCTCGTACCAAAGAGAATGGTTTGCAGCATATGACCTATGGTCCGCCGAATACCGAACAGTTGTGGGATGACACGTTGATGATGACGGTGTTGCCACTGGCAAAGATTGGTCAGCTGTTGAACAAGCCCGAATATATCGAAGAAGCGAAAAGGCAGTTTTTGATTCATACGAAATACTTATGCGATCCGAAGACAGGTTTATGGTTTCACGGCTGGACATTTGAAGGGAATCACAATTTTGCTAATGCTTTGTGGGGCAGGGGGAACTGCTGGATCACCATCGCTATCCCTGAAATCATTGAAATGCTGGACTTGAAAGAAGGGGATTTCTTCCGGGAGTTTCTTCTCGAGAATATGAATCGCCAGGTCGAGACGTTAGCTGAACACCAACATGAAAGCGGTCTATGGCATACGCTGATTGACGATCCGGATTCCTATTTGGAAGCATCCGCAACGGCTGGATTTGCGTATGGAATATTGAAGGCGGTCCGAAAACGCTACATTGATAAAAAATACGGAGAAGTCGCCCGCCAGGCGATTCAGGGTGTCGTAAGCGAAATCAATGAAGACGGAGCCGTTCAAAAAGTTTCCGTCGGAACGGGGATGGGGGACTCGAAGGAATTTTACAAGGAAATTAACACGACGACGATGCCGTACGGGCAGTCTCTGGCCGTTTTGTGCCTGACGGAATATCTGCACACATATATCTGA
- a CDS encoding TRAP transporter small permease: MEAVKKYVDKILLGVTATLFLIMVAVTTWQVIARYVLSNPSTITEEFIRFSLIWLSMLAASYVVGKRSHIAFTMISDRFKGKNKVGLELFIQSAFLLFSLAIMTYGGVKAISITMSQLSPSLGMPMGFVYLSLPVSGLLITFYSIFNMVQLLKKDKTPAMEKRDGVEYEKAGEVL, encoded by the coding sequence ATGGAAGCAGTGAAAAAGTACGTGGACAAAATACTTTTAGGTGTAACGGCTACTTTGTTTCTTATTATGGTAGCGGTTACAACGTGGCAGGTCATTGCCCGTTATGTTCTTAGCAACCCGAGTACTATCACGGAGGAGTTTATACGATTCAGTCTGATCTGGCTTTCGATGTTAGCCGCCTCGTATGTCGTGGGAAAAAGGAGTCACATCGCCTTCACGATGATCAGTGACCGGTTCAAAGGAAAGAACAAAGTAGGGTTAGAGCTTTTTATACAATCCGCCTTTTTACTCTTTTCGTTGGCCATCATGACCTATGGTGGAGTGAAAGCCATCTCGATTACGATGTCCCAGCTGTCCCCTTCCTTAGGGATGCCGATGGGATTCGTGTATCTGTCCCTGCCGGTATCAGGTTTGTTGATCACATTCTACAGTATCTTCAATATGGTTCAATTATTAAAAAAAGATAAAACTCCGGCTATGGAAAAAAGGGATGGCGTGGAATACGAAAAAGCAGGTGAAGTTCTATGA
- a CDS encoding SDR family NAD(P)-dependent oxidoreductase, with the protein MVENKVVFITGAASGIGYEIGVEFAKNGAKVVLTDINEDKVREVTDTLRQNGFDCMGLKCDVTKEVL; encoded by the coding sequence ATGGTAGAAAATAAAGTTGTGTTCATAACGGGAGCAGCAAGTGGGATAGGTTATGAAATTGGAGTGGAATTTGCAAAAAATGGTGCAAAGGTCGTCCTTACGGATATCAATGAAGATAAAGTAAGGGAAGTGACGGATACGTTGAGGCAGAATGGGTTTGACTGTATGGGCCTAAAATGTGACGTGACCAAGGAGGTGTTATAG
- a CDS encoding 3-oxoacid CoA-transferase subunit B: MSSIREKIIARAVLEVEDGMNINLGIGMPTMIADKIPSSKEVFLHSENGLLGIGPYPVSGEEDADLINAGKETVTAKEGAVFIDNAESFAMIRGGHVDLAILGGMEVAENGDLANWMIPGKMVKGMGGAMDIVQGAKKVVIIMNHVNKHGQSKVRSECELPLTGKKVVSRLITEMAVFDFTEDGMVLKEIQEGYDLDAVRKHTEARFTVDQSLLQKEGVN; this comes from the coding sequence ATGAGTTCTATTCGTGAAAAAATTATTGCTCGAGCCGTTTTAGAAGTGGAAGATGGCATGAATATCAATTTGGGGATCGGGATGCCAACGATGATTGCAGATAAAATCCCTTCATCCAAGGAAGTGTTTTTACATTCGGAAAATGGTCTTTTAGGGATTGGCCCCTATCCGGTTTCCGGCGAAGAGGATGCTGATCTTATTAACGCAGGAAAAGAAACGGTGACAGCGAAAGAAGGGGCTGTGTTTATTGACAATGCCGAATCGTTTGCAATGATTCGCGGAGGCCATGTTGATCTGGCCATTCTAGGCGGCATGGAAGTGGCTGAAAATGGGGATCTGGCCAATTGGATGATACCGGGAAAAATGGTCAAAGGCATGGGCGGTGCGATGGACATTGTTCAAGGAGCAAAAAAAGTAGTCATTATTATGAATCATGTCAATAAACATGGGCAGTCCAAAGTCCGCTCTGAATGTGAACTGCCGTTGACGGGAAAGAAAGTAGTCAGTCGATTAATCACAGAGATGGCGGTGTTTGATTTTACGGAAGATGGGATGGTGTTAAAGGAAATCCAGGAGGGCTATGACTTGGATGCGGTACGAAAACATACAGAAGCTCGTTTTACAGTAGATCAATCCCTTCTCCAAAAGGAGGGAGTAAATTGA
- a CDS encoding sugar phosphate isomerase/epimerase family protein, protein MINLGIRAHDLERLPLEQLVETVSGKGLTSVQLALAKSIGEESTDTGSLSPGFAHYVGRTFSDRNVQIAVLGCYINMIHPDYDERREALDRFKEHIRYARDFGCSIVGTETGNVHPEIVYTEANFHEQPFLDVVQSVRELVAEAEKFGVIVGIEGGVNHPIYSPAVMKRLLDCVDSNNLQVIYDPVNYLTVENYEQQEAIIQGAFERFGNRIAIMHAKDFRIEDGTLQVVPVGKGLLNYDAVFKYMKKKKPFVNILMEETKEPYINESIDYLINKYKSA, encoded by the coding sequence ATGATTAATTTAGGTATTCGAGCACATGACCTTGAACGTTTACCTTTGGAACAATTAGTCGAAACGGTATCCGGAAAAGGGTTAACATCCGTTCAGCTGGCCTTGGCAAAATCTATTGGGGAGGAAAGTACGGATACAGGCAGTTTGAGCCCGGGCTTCGCTCATTACGTAGGCAGGACTTTTTCTGACAGGAATGTTCAAATTGCCGTTCTTGGCTGTTACATCAATATGATTCACCCTGATTATGACGAAAGAAGAGAAGCTCTAGACCGATTCAAGGAGCATATCCGGTATGCCCGTGATTTCGGATGCAGCATTGTAGGGACGGAGACGGGGAATGTGCATCCGGAAATCGTGTACACAGAAGCGAACTTTCATGAACAGCCTTTTTTGGACGTCGTACAAAGTGTTCGTGAGCTTGTAGCAGAAGCCGAAAAATTCGGTGTGATTGTCGGAATCGAAGGGGGAGTCAATCACCCGATCTATTCCCCGGCCGTCATGAAGAGGCTGTTGGATTGTGTGGATTCTAATAATCTGCAAGTTATTTATGACCCCGTCAACTATTTGACCGTCGAAAACTACGAGCAGCAGGAAGCGATCATTCAGGGAGCGTTTGAACGGTTCGGGAACCGGATCGCGATTATGCATGCGAAAGATTTCCGGATCGAAGACGGTACACTCCAGGTCGTCCCGGTTGGGAAAGGTCTCTTAAACTACGATGCGGTGTTTAAATATATGAAGAAAAAGAAACCGTTCGTCAACATTTTGATGGAAGAGACGAAAGAACCGTATATCAACGAAAGTATCGACTACTTAATAAACAAATACAAGAGCGCATAA
- a CDS encoding phosphoribosyltransferase, producing the protein MRPEEKDIEGAKRHLDTIHLNPEYQGKLKGKKVVVLDDYTANGYSFECARNLLLNQGVKELIFVTIGTFQNVYRKEDFLLKVMFLVQTLMQQI; encoded by the coding sequence ATGAGGCCAGAAGAAAAGGACATTGAAGGAGCAAAGCGTCATTTAGATACAATACACTTAAATCCAGAATACCAAGGTAAATTAAAGGGTAAGAAGGTAGTAGTTTTAGATGACTATACAGCCAATGGTTACTCATTTGAGTGTGCAAGAAACCTTTTATTGAATCAAGGTGTTAAAGAACTCATTTTTGTGACAATTGGTACTTTTCAAAATGTATATAGAAAAGAAGATTTTTTATTGAAGGTGATGTTTTTAGTCCAAACGTTAATGCAACAAATATAG
- a CDS encoding TRAP transporter large permease: MILQASLILVLVFAVLLAVGIPIAISIAVASLATILLILPIDIAVFSSAQKMVASIDSFSLIAVPFFILSGIIMNNGGIAAKLVDFSKLLAGRVPGSLSHTNVIGNSLFGSISSSAIAASTAIGGVMVPLQEKEGYDRKFAAAVNIASAPAGMVIPPSTGFIIFSLISGGTSIAALFMGGYVIGVLWALAVMIVSYIIAKKRKYPVVTEKTNLNVKKIVWEAVPSILLIFIIIGGILTGVFTAVEASAIAVVYSFILAFFFYKTITLKQLPHVMAQAVEMTGVIMFLIASSSLMSFAMAFTGIPAALSSLVLGISDNPIIILLIMNLVLLLIGTVMDVAPAILIFTPIFMPIATGIGIDPVHFGIFFILNLCVGTITPPVGTGLFVGSSVGKVKIEQVLKPLLPFYAAIFVLLMLVTYFPQISLFLPNLLGL, translated from the coding sequence ATGATCTTACAGGCTAGCTTAATTTTGGTCCTTGTCTTTGCAGTTCTTCTGGCGGTAGGTATACCGATAGCAATCAGTATTGCCGTTGCGTCTTTAGCTACCATCTTACTGATTCTGCCTATCGATATAGCGGTTTTTTCCTCAGCTCAAAAGATGGTAGCCAGTATCGACAGCTTTTCTTTGATAGCGGTTCCATTCTTCATTTTATCCGGAATTATTATGAATAACGGCGGGATTGCCGCGAAGTTGGTGGACTTTTCTAAGCTGTTGGCGGGCAGGGTCCCGGGTTCTCTTTCCCATACAAACGTTATCGGAAACAGTCTGTTCGGTTCGATTTCCAGTTCTGCAATCGCTGCCTCCACAGCGATCGGTGGGGTCATGGTCCCGCTGCAGGAAAAAGAAGGGTACGACCGGAAATTTGCAGCGGCAGTCAATATTGCCTCAGCTCCGGCTGGAATGGTCATCCCTCCAAGTACCGGTTTCATCATTTTCTCCCTCATCAGTGGAGGGACTTCGATCGCAGCTCTATTCATGGGCGGATATGTCATCGGTGTCCTCTGGGCTCTCGCGGTTATGATTGTTTCTTACATCATTGCGAAGAAAAGAAAATATCCGGTTGTGACCGAGAAAACCAATTTGAATGTGAAAAAAATCGTTTGGGAAGCTGTTCCGAGTATCCTGTTGATTTTTATTATTATCGGCGGAATACTGACTGGTGTGTTTACGGCAGTTGAAGCATCAGCTATTGCTGTCGTGTACTCTTTCATTTTGGCTTTCTTCTTTTATAAGACGATCACGTTGAAACAGCTGCCACATGTGATGGCCCAGGCCGTTGAAATGACAGGAGTGATCATGTTTCTGATTGCTTCTTCTTCTTTAATGTCATTTGCTATGGCTTTCACAGGTATTCCGGCAGCGCTGAGCAGCTTGGTGTTAGGCATTTCTGATAATCCGATCATCATTTTGCTTATCATGAACCTTGTCCTGCTGTTAATCGGTACGGTCATGGACGTAGCGCCGGCGATTCTGATTTTCACCCCGATTTTTATGCCGATTGCTACAGGTATTGGTATAGACCCTGTTCACTTTGGAATCTTCTTCATTCTCAACTTGTGTGTCGGTACCATCACACCTCCGGTTGGAACAGGACTCTTTGTAGGATCGAGTGTAGGGAAAGTGAAGATTGAACAAGTACTGAAGCCGCTCCTTCCATTCTATGCAGCGATTTTCGTTTTACTTATGCTAGTCACATACTTTCCGCAAATCAGCTTGTTCTTACCGAACCTGCTGGGATTATAA
- a CDS encoding HPr family phosphocarrier protein has product MDEKKMNAGLNVAKGLETGSKESRKMLNIVHTANKFDSSIVLHTPHKVIDVKSFLGLSVSLSDKDDYKLEVHGPDKEKAENAMVDIFTENGLKVHIV; this is encoded by the coding sequence TTGGATGAGAAAAAAATGAATGCCGGGCTGAATGTTGCAAAGGGATTGGAAACAGGTTCAAAAGAAAGCAGGAAAATGCTGAACATCGTTCATACGGCAAACAAGTTTGATTCGAGTATTGTGTTACATACTCCCCACAAAGTCATTGACGTCAAAAGCTTCTTAGGATTAAGCGTGTCGTTATCTGATAAGGACGATTATAAGCTGGAGGTTCACGGACCGGATAAGGAAAAAGCAGAAAATGCGATGGTTGATATTTTTACAGAAAACGGCCTGAAAGTTCATATTGTATAA